The Zymobacter palmae DNA window TGACCAGCCCATCGCTGGCTTCTATCTCGATCTGTATGCCCGCGAAGGCAAACGTGGCGGCGCATGGATGGATGCGTGCCGGACACGTCGTCGTCGCGAAGATGGCTCACTCCAGCTGCCAGTGGCCTATCTGGTGTGCAACTTCACACGCCCGGTGGGTGATCGCCCAGCGCTGCTGACGCACGATGAAGTGACCACCCTGTTCCACGAGTTCGGTCACGGTCTGCACCACATGCTGACCCAGCAGGAAGTCTCCGATGTGTCCGGCATCAGTGGCGTGGCATGGGATGCGGTCGAGCTGCCCAGCCAGTTCATGGAAAACTTCTGCTGGGAACGTGAAGGACTTGATCTGATCGCCTCTCATGTAGATACCGGCGAAACACTGCCGCAGGCGCTGTTCGACAAGCTGGTGGCCGCACGGAACTTCCAGTCGGCCATGATGATGATGCGTCAGCTGGAATTCTCGCTGTTCGACTTCCGTCTTCACAATGAGCTGAAAACGCCGAGTGCCGACGACATCCAGTCACTGCTGAACGATGTCCGCCTGAAAGTCGCCGTTGTGCCGCAGACACGTTTCAACCGTTTCCAGCACGGCTTCAGTCATATCTTTGCCGGTGGCTATGCGGCGGGCTACTACAGCTACAAGTGGGCAGAAGTGCTGTCATCTGATGCGTATTCCGCCTTCGAAGAAGCAGGCGTTTTCGATCGTGCCACAGGCCAGCGCTTTCGCCAGGAGATTCTTGAGAAAGGGGGGGCGGAAGATGCCGCCGTGCTGTTCCAGAACTTCCGCGGACGCGCGCCGCGTATTGATGCATTGCTGCGCCACTCCGGCATTACTGCTTCTGTGTAATAGATCATCGGCAGGCGACGGCTTCGTCGCCTTCTGACGCAAAAAGGGACGCTTTGATAGCGTCCCTTTTTCGTATTCGTCACACAGCCTACCGTCCTTCATTCCCGCAGTACAAGGCTGGGCTAACTCATGGCACCTAAGCGCGATTGACGTTCAGGTTATCGAGCACGGCCAGAGTCGGTTCTGCTTGGTTCAGGGTATAGAAGTGCAATCCCGGTGCGCCACCTTCGATAAGACGTTCACACAGGCGCGTGACAACTTCCTGACCGAATGCCTGCAGGCTTTGCGGGTCCATAGCGTAAGCATCCAATTGCTTGTCAATCCAGCGGGGAATGCTGGCACCACACGTTGCCGAGAAGCGACGCAGCTTATCGGCATCGACGATCGGCATAATGCCGGGAATGATCGGCTTGTCGATACCCTGTGCTTGCGCCTTTTCGACAAAGTGGAAATAGGCTTCTGCATCGTAGAAATACTGCGTGATCGCTTTGTCAGCACCCGCCTGCATCTTGTTGACGAAATAGCGCAGGTCAGTTTCGTAGTTCGGCGCCTGCGGATGCATTTCAGGGTAGGCTGCCGCGATCAGCTCGAACGCATCGCCCGTTTCCTCACGAATGAATTCGATCAGCTCATTGGCATAGCGGAATTCACCGACCGAAATCTCACCGGACGGGACATCACCGCGCAGCGCTACGATGCGGCGCACGCCTTCGCGCCGATAAGTGGCCAGCAATTCGGCGAGGTTTTCGCGGTCACTGCCAATGCAGGACAGGTGTGGGGCCGCATCGACATTGCCACGGCGCGCACGAATGACGGCATCCAGCGTGCGTTCGCGCACGGAGGCACCCGCCCCGTAAGTTACCGAAAAGAAAGTAGGATCATAGGCCACCAGACGGTCGCACAATGAGGCCAGTTTTTCCTGCCCGACGGGTGTCCTGGGCGGAAAGAATTCAAAGCTGGTTTCCAGAGCATTGGACATCGGGGCTTCCTGCTATAGATACATTGAAGATGAATAACTTCGATTCTGTATGTTCTAGAGGCAGGAAAACACCGATTAATTTCGATGTTAAATATCGAAATCGCTCATATATAGACCATTATGGATTCATCAGGTTGACGTAGGTCGTTTCGTGCGGTTTCAACGTGACATCATCGCGCACGATTTGATGCTGTTCACCCTGCTCGTCTTTCCAGCGCACCTGACTGATAACGAAATAGCGTCCCGCCGGCATGTACATCATGCGGAAGAAGCCCTGTTTGTCGGTTTGAGCATGGCGGGTGTAAGCCTGTGCCCGAGGGTCTGCCGAAGGTACAGGTTGCCCTTTACTCAGTGCATCATACGCCTCTTGTGAATAAGACGTTGCCGGAGCAGCAACCACTTCGACACGGTTACCGTAATGTACCTCGCCCTGTTGTGTAGACACCATAACCACACCGGATAAAGAGGAATCACCGGTCTTCGGCAAAGTCTTATACACGTCTTCAGGAAAAGGTTGACGCTTTGGCTGGGATTCCTGCCACGGATTCAGGCTACAGCCCGTCAGTGTGAACAGGAATAGCAGCATCGTACCTAGCCGCTTCATGATGGCATCTCCTTGCTTAGGCCATTTGCTGTCATTGCATTGAATCATAAAGCCGAGGATATGTTATCGACCAGAGCAAGCATGCAGACGATGTGAATTCATC harbors:
- the metF gene encoding methylenetetrahydrofolate reductase [NAD(P)H], which codes for MSNALETSFEFFPPRTPVGQEKLASLCDRLVAYDPTFFSVTYGAGASVRERTLDAVIRARRGNVDAAPHLSCIGSDRENLAELLATYRREGVRRIVALRGDVPSGEISVGEFRYANELIEFIREETGDAFELIAAAYPEMHPQAPNYETDLRYFVNKMQAGADKAITQYFYDAEAYFHFVEKAQAQGIDKPIIPGIMPIVDADKLRRFSATCGASIPRWIDKQLDAYAMDPQSLQAFGQEVVTRLCERLIEGGAPGLHFYTLNQAEPTLAVLDNLNVNRA